The sequence CAGAAGAGCGTAAGGAAGCTGGAATCACTGATCTTCCATCAACTCTTCATAACGCCTTGAAAGCTTTGACAGAAGATGAAGTGGTCAAGGCAGCCCTAGGTGAACACATCTACACTAGCTTCCTTGAAGCGAAACGTATCGAGTGGGCCAGCTATGCAACATTTGTTTCACAATGGGAAGTTGATAATTATCTTGATTTGTATTAAGAACATAAAAAAGATTATCTAATTGGATAATCTTTTTTATTATTGCAATTTTTTAAATGCATTTTGATACTATTCTTAGTATATATAATATGGTGAATTGAGCAAAAATGGATCATTAGTTGAATTGATTAAAAAGTAATAATATTCTGAAAAAACTCAGAATAATATTCCCGTAATCCTATCTCGAGAATCTCTCTAATGTATGAAATAGTAGGTTTTTAACATTCTAAAAAAAATTTACAATTTGACAACATATTTCTTGAAATACTAATTAGTAAATGATAAAATATCATTTGACATGAATGAGGTTTAGCTCTCGTTTTTATAGATTGATATATTATTTAATTGAAACTTATTCATGATATTTTACTATTATAAGAAAGGAGATTTTGTGTAAAAAAGACAGATGGTGGTTTCTGTTTTAAGAGATGGAGTCATCATAGCTTTAGCGGTGGGTTTAATTTATTTCACTAGACCCACTAAGGATGGAGATATAGGGGCGTCTTCAATTTTGCAATCAACTTCAAGTGATGAGAACAATTCAACTTTGAGTTTAAAAGGTCAACAACTTCCAGAATTTAAAACGGCCTCTCAAGATGGAAAATTGATTGCTAGTTCAGGACTGTAAGATAAACCTATATTAGTTGTCGAATGGGCTAGTTGGTGTCCTCGTTGTTAGAAACAACTACCCATTGTTCAGCAGATGTATGAAAAGTATGGAGATCAAATTCATTTTGTTCTTCTGAATATGAACGAACCAGGAAAAGAAACAAAGGAAACTGCTGATCAGTATATCAAAGAAAAAGGATATACTTTCCCGTATTATTATGACGAAGATCAGTCCGCAGCCGATCTTTTACAGGTTCAAACCATACCAAGTATGTATCTTGTGACAAAACAGCAACAGGTAAAGAATGTATTAGTAAATCATACTACTGCTGAAATTTTCTCGAAAGAGTTACAAGAACTGCTAAACTAATATACATCTATTTCAGAAAAGAGGAGGAAGAAGAAATCGCAATAGGATTTCAGAGAAAATTATGAGAGATTTCATTAAAAAGGTCTCTGTTCTGTTTATGATTCTGTTTCTCTCTGTGCCATTAGGATTGGCTGGACTGTTCCTTGCTCGAGGTGCATCAGCTGATGAAGGGGCTGCAAGACAAGTAGGAGAGAACACAGAAATTATCCAGAATGGATG comes from Streptococcus oralis and encodes:
- a CDS encoding TlpA family protein disulfide reductase, producing the protein MYEKYGDQIHFVLLNMNEPGKETKETADQYIKEKGYTFPYYYDEDQSAADLLQVQTIPSMYLVTKQQQVKNVLVNHTTAEIFSKELQELLN